The following are encoded in a window of Bordetella genomosp. 10 genomic DNA:
- a CDS encoding GntR family transcriptional regulator produces the protein MPISPAMESLLPLNPSGAAPSADDARDLVEEAYSTLLDMIQRGQIPINQPLQERNLAGALGVSRTPLREAMSRLIGGGFAVRTARGQLIVPEPTLRQYLEIFQMRLLLEGDAAAAAATRMAPEQATAILDQVREIKRRQHSSHEENHRLDNLLHDSIAQASGNRLMAQAIHDLRIKARCFDQNGAPERLIPGCDEHIAILEAILEGKPEAARAAMHTHLTNVRAGLVARHTHI, from the coding sequence ATGCCCATTTCCCCCGCCATGGAAAGCCTCCTGCCCCTGAACCCATCCGGCGCGGCGCCCTCCGCCGACGACGCGCGCGACCTCGTCGAAGAGGCTTACTCGACCCTGCTGGACATGATCCAGCGCGGCCAGATTCCGATCAACCAGCCGCTCCAGGAGCGCAATCTCGCCGGCGCGCTGGGCGTCTCCCGCACGCCGCTGCGCGAGGCGATGAGCCGCCTGATCGGTGGCGGTTTCGCGGTGCGCACCGCACGCGGCCAGCTCATCGTGCCGGAACCGACCTTGCGCCAGTACCTGGAGATCTTCCAGATGCGCCTGCTGCTGGAAGGCGACGCCGCCGCGGCGGCCGCCACGCGCATGGCGCCCGAGCAGGCCACGGCCATTCTCGACCAGGTGCGCGAGATCAAGCGCCGGCAGCACTCTAGCCATGAAGAAAACCACCGGCTCGACAACTTGCTGCACGACAGCATTGCCCAGGCCAGCGGCAACCGCCTGATGGCGCAGGCCATCCACGACCTGCGCATCAAGGCGCGCTGCTTCGACCAGAACGGCGCGCCCGAACGCCTGATTCCCGGCTGTGACGAGCACATCGCCATTCTTGAGGCTATTCTTGAGGGCAAGCCCGAGGCGGCGCGCGCCGCCATGCACACCCACCTGACCAACGTCCGCGCCGGCCTGGTCGCCCGCCACACCCATATCTGA